From a region of the Andrena cerasifolii isolate SP2316 chromosome 13, iyAndCera1_principal, whole genome shotgun sequence genome:
- the Coa7 gene encoding cytochrome c oxidase assembly factor 7 yields MAGYDLKSPEEVKEYLKNLHIEYKFGCYSEKKPEVCHLLGDYAESVKSDYKEATDIYKKNCDERNYNKSCTKYGDYSLIGRGCEKNFMEAYKYMKRGCDLNDERGCHHAGAFAVSKEKLEADRATQVADGIRMLKKACDANVEKACFHLSGVYLSGIEGHMEKNLREAYKFSLKCCEMGNPYACANVSLMHKQGDGVQKNPEIANAFKKRADLLLHEIKTQKKQLKFHEGISP; encoded by the exons ATGGCGGGGTATGATCTGAAAAGCCCCGAAGAGGTGAAGGAGTACCTGAAAAACCTTCACATCGAATACAAATTCGGCTGTTACAGCGAGAAAAAGCCTGAAG TCTGCCATCTGCTGGGCGACTATGCGGAGAGCGTGAAGTCAGATTACAAGGAGGCGACAGACATATATAAAAAGAACTGCGATGAAAGGAATTATAATAAAAGCTGCACCAAATATGGAGATTACAGCTTGATCG GAAGGGGATGCGAGAAGAACTTTATGGAGGCATACAAGTACATGAAAAGGGGCTGCGATCTTAATGACGAGAGGGGTTGCCATCACGCAGGTGCGTTCGCAGTGAGCAAAGAGAAACTCGAAGCAGACAGAGCTACCCAGGTCGCAGATGGGATCAGAATGTTGAAGAAGGCTTGCGACGCCAACGTGGAGAAGGCTTGCTTCCATTTATCAGGTGTCTACTTGAGCGGAATAGAGGGACACATGGAGAAGAATTTGAGGGAGGCGTACAAGTTCTCTTTGAAGTGTTGCGAGATGGGAAATCCGTACGCCTGCGCCAATGTGTCTTTGATGCATAAACAGGGCGACGGTGTGCAGAAGAATCCGGAAATAGCGAACGCCTTTAAGAAACGAGCGGACCTATTGCTGCATGAAATCAAGACTCAAAAGAAGCAATTGAAATTTCACGAAGGCATTAGTCCGTGA
- the LOC143375938 gene encoding lisH domain-containing protein ARMC9 isoform X2: protein MRIHFFYFTCYVNSFTIEVEKNMNDSMEQLREFLNTTGKELENDPELRPFFALPFMEDPYAEPFLSKVFERSWIDKLTESLHMFLEKYKEEVSCNMKQSDAESNKISVNQGSLSEDSKSDSTAKKKARNDNVPIIPNERNVPMLLEDDEDGEHLSLYDDAKYSQRSINIQTTLPNPTEETDSLHLARSSKRLAQYTQELAATKSHLYSVHSNYEKLKVRFHKLHADYHKLMSIARVLTTALENSVKGQAVDFQTMLETCIKIFPDLFNQNIRDSSHISNSISELQLDKFHCDMKVVKPSAPYVTSVPPKLLDFKKIKLHFINGSIKMKLFLLQALRRKVTFGQPGERDEAVHEYISRDLLGLHGQIASYKGKSILPYLLTPENIVMPHPLQQSTARLLNALASFRCGRDYLSFDSTVVDMVYKCLNCTADNDVDTFTCNMMIAMLQKLSLRKQQRIYMIENGLVEWLIRHLHDQSRIMDSYRLEYATALLMNLSLHQIAQRRASTMATLLISTLITLLLMDHASALPYVNGALNNFLTNPAINEEAKKMKFACIVEQYSKHKSGEMRKHMDHILQIHRGEITIKTETEETADNDDEEFDVLEHQLEENDPVKNSYGELCGESLLESCYTILPKASREKEMILDHESSSKQFKMDMMEAAVYDNQEQAKDSRHESVSHLKIIPRLENKSRAVKDKNNTKAQQDSMKEINSNFHSKTSKNHYENVVPNAQTKLQQLNINSLNNRSKYKRSEVYNESAVYLYENQPSNNSSKTTVTSSMILGLGSEAESTLMEKLSSIASLDIDNKATSDNTASPQEAELDLEEAFLARPKLPRTPP from the exons ATgcgaattcattttttttatttcacttgttACGTAAAT AGCTTTACGATCGAAGTGGAGAAGAATATGAACGACAGCATGGAACAGCTGCGCGAATTTCTAAACACGACTGGTAAAGAGTTGGAGAATGATCCAGAACTGCGACCGTTCTTCGCGCTACCTTTTATGGAAGATCCGTACGCAGAGCCGTTCCTGTCTAAAGTGTTTGAAAGAAGCTGGATAGACAAGCTGACGGAGAGCTTGCATATGTTTCTTGAGAAATATAAGGAAGAA GTATCCTGCAATATGAAGCAGAGCGATGCGGAATCGAATAAGATTTCTGTGAATCAAGGATCTCTATCAGAGGACTCGAAGAGTGATTCTACTGCTAAGAAAAAGGCTAGAAATGATAATGTTCCAATCATACCAAATGAGAGGAACGTTCCGATGCTTTtggaagacgacgaagacgggGAGCACTTGAGTTTATACGATGACGCGAAATACAGCCAGAGGTCCAT aaatataCAAACCACATTGCCGAATCCCACAGAAGAAACAGATTCATTGCATCTCGCCAGAAGCAGCAAAAGATTAGCGCAGTACACTCAGGAACTAGCAGCAACGAAATCTCATTTGTACAGCGTTCATTCTAATTACGAGAAGTTGAAAGTGAGATTCCACAAATTGCACGCGGACTATCACAAACTAATGAGCATCGCAAGGGTGCTAACCACCGCTTTAGAAAACTCGGTGAAAGGTCAGGCCGTCGATTTCCAAACTATGCTGGAGACCTGCATCAAAATATTTCCGGATTTGTTCAATCAAAACATAAGAGACAGTTCGCATATAAGCAACAGCATTTCGGAGCTGCAATTAGACAAATTCCATTGCGACATGAAAGTCGTTAAACCCTCCGCGCCGTACGTTACTTCTGTCCCTCCGAAGTTACTGGACTTCAAGAAGATCAAGCTGCACTTCATAAATGGAAGCATCAAAATGAAATTGTTCCTCTTGCAAGCGCTGCGAAGG AAAGTAACGTTCGGTCAACCTGGGGAAAGGGACGAAGCAGTGCACGAGTACATAAGCAGAGATCTGCTGGGGCTCCATGGGCAAATCGCTAGTTACAAAGGCAAATCTATCCTGCCGTATTTATTAACTCCGGAGAACATTGTCATGCCACATCCTTTGCAACAGTCAACCGCGAGGTTGCTAAACGCTTTGGCGTCGTTCAGATGTGGGCGAGACTACTTGTCGTTTGATTCCACTGTCGTTGACATG GTATACAAGTGCCTGAATTGTACCGCTGACAATGATGTAGACACGTTCACTTGCAACATGATGATCGCGATGCTGCAGAAATTATCGCTACGCAAACAGCAGAGGATATACATGATAGAAAATGGTTTAGTGGAGTGGTTGATCCGGCATCTGCACGACCAGTCTCGCATCATGGACTCTTATCGACTGGAATATGCTACTGCCCTTTTAATGAACCTGTCGTTGCATCAAATAGCTCAAAGGAGAGCATCTACGATGGCTACGCTGCTTATTTCGACTCTGATCACTTTGCTTTTGATGGACCATGCATCT GCATTGCCGTACGTTAATGGGGCACTGAATAATTTCTTGACCAATCCTGCGATCAACGAGGAAGCGAAGAAGATGAAATTCGCGTGCATAGTGGAGCAGTATAGTAAGCATAAATCTGGGGAAATGAGGAAGCACATGGACCATATTCTGCAAATACATCGAGGCGAGATTACGATTAAAACAGAAACCGAGGAAACGGCGGATAATGATGAC GAAGAATTCGACGTGCTAGAGCACCAGTTGGAAGAAAACGATCCAGTGAAAAATAGTTACGGAGAATTATGCGGAGAATCGTTACTTGAATCGTGTTACACTATTTTGCCGAAGGCTTCTCGGGAGAAAGAAATGATTTTGGATCACGAGTCATCGtctaaacaatttaaaatggaTATGATGGAAGCTGCTGTGTATGATAATCAAGAACAAGCTAAAGATTCGCGTCATGAATCAGTATCGCATTTGAAAATTATACCGAG ACTAGAAAATAAGAGCCGCGCtgtgaaagataaaaataatacCAAGGCACAGCAGGATTCtatgaaagaaattaattcaAACTTCCATTCGAAAACTTCCAAAAATCATTACGAAAATGTAGTACCCAATGCTCAAACAAAATTGCAGCAGCTTAATATAAACTCACTGAACAATAGGAGTAAATATAAGAGATCAGAGGTCTACAACGAAAGTGCTGTGTATTTGTACGAGAATCAACCTTCCAA TAATAGTAGCAAAACCACTGTAACTTCCTCGATGATCCTGGGACTCGGCAGCGAAGCTGAATCAACGC TAATGGAGAAGCTCAGCAGCATAGCGTCGCT GGACATCGATAATAAAGCAACAAGTGATAACACTGCGTCGCCGCAAGAGGCAGAGCTTGATCTGGAGGAGGCATTTCTGGCCAGACCGAAGCTTCCGCGAACTCCACCATAA
- the LOC143375938 gene encoding lisH domain-containing protein ARMC9 isoform X1: MGKMERNSKPTTIDQMDNKDLQFVHQFLVEHNFANTAGTLIAEAVGKGFQSLHNDSEAASKAYASSYERVMSSYKSGDWRQFFTLWNLLLPDDAKQTRACKILTLNLHVYFTMLPKRMLLLHWCKDGDKAQADSVNSTASLNQQDSEYEESFTIEVEKNMNDSMEQLREFLNTTGKELENDPELRPFFALPFMEDPYAEPFLSKVFERSWIDKLTESLHMFLEKYKEEVSCNMKQSDAESNKISVNQGSLSEDSKSDSTAKKKARNDNVPIIPNERNVPMLLEDDEDGEHLSLYDDAKYSQRSINIQTTLPNPTEETDSLHLARSSKRLAQYTQELAATKSHLYSVHSNYEKLKVRFHKLHADYHKLMSIARVLTTALENSVKGQAVDFQTMLETCIKIFPDLFNQNIRDSSHISNSISELQLDKFHCDMKVVKPSAPYVTSVPPKLLDFKKIKLHFINGSIKMKLFLLQALRRKVTFGQPGERDEAVHEYISRDLLGLHGQIASYKGKSILPYLLTPENIVMPHPLQQSTARLLNALASFRCGRDYLSFDSTVVDMVYKCLNCTADNDVDTFTCNMMIAMLQKLSLRKQQRIYMIENGLVEWLIRHLHDQSRIMDSYRLEYATALLMNLSLHQIAQRRASTMATLLISTLITLLLMDHASALPYVNGALNNFLTNPAINEEAKKMKFACIVEQYSKHKSGEMRKHMDHILQIHRGEITIKTETEETADNDDEEFDVLEHQLEENDPVKNSYGELCGESLLESCYTILPKASREKEMILDHESSSKQFKMDMMEAAVYDNQEQAKDSRHESVSHLKIIPRLENKSRAVKDKNNTKAQQDSMKEINSNFHSKTSKNHYENVVPNAQTKLQQLNINSLNNRSKYKRSEVYNESAVYLYENQPSNNSSKTTVTSSMILGLGSEAESTLMEKLSSIASLDIDNKATSDNTASPQEAELDLEEAFLARPKLPRTPP; this comes from the exons ATGGGCAAAATGGAGAGGAATTCAAAGCCGACCACGATAGACCAAATGGACAACAAGGACCTGCAATTTGTTCATCAG TTCCTCGTGGAACACAATTTTGCGAATACTGCTGGAACATTGATAGCAGAGGCTGTGGGAAAGGGCTTCCAGAGTCTTCACAATGATTCGGAAGCAGCTAGCAAAGCATACGCGAGTTCCTACGAGCGCGTGATGTCTAGCTACAAGTCCGGAGATTGGAGGCAATTCTTTACA CTGTGGAATTTATTGCTACCCGACGACGCTAAACAAACAAGAGCCTGTAAGATCCTTACGTTAAATTTACACGTGTATTTTACAATGTTACCCAAGCGGATGTTGCTTTTACACTGGTGCAAAGACGGAG ATAAAGCGCAGGCAGATTCGGTTAATTCTACAGCGTCTTTAAATCAACAAGACTCCGAGTACGAAGAG AGCTTTACGATCGAAGTGGAGAAGAATATGAACGACAGCATGGAACAGCTGCGCGAATTTCTAAACACGACTGGTAAAGAGTTGGAGAATGATCCAGAACTGCGACCGTTCTTCGCGCTACCTTTTATGGAAGATCCGTACGCAGAGCCGTTCCTGTCTAAAGTGTTTGAAAGAAGCTGGATAGACAAGCTGACGGAGAGCTTGCATATGTTTCTTGAGAAATATAAGGAAGAA GTATCCTGCAATATGAAGCAGAGCGATGCGGAATCGAATAAGATTTCTGTGAATCAAGGATCTCTATCAGAGGACTCGAAGAGTGATTCTACTGCTAAGAAAAAGGCTAGAAATGATAATGTTCCAATCATACCAAATGAGAGGAACGTTCCGATGCTTTtggaagacgacgaagacgggGAGCACTTGAGTTTATACGATGACGCGAAATACAGCCAGAGGTCCAT aaatataCAAACCACATTGCCGAATCCCACAGAAGAAACAGATTCATTGCATCTCGCCAGAAGCAGCAAAAGATTAGCGCAGTACACTCAGGAACTAGCAGCAACGAAATCTCATTTGTACAGCGTTCATTCTAATTACGAGAAGTTGAAAGTGAGATTCCACAAATTGCACGCGGACTATCACAAACTAATGAGCATCGCAAGGGTGCTAACCACCGCTTTAGAAAACTCGGTGAAAGGTCAGGCCGTCGATTTCCAAACTATGCTGGAGACCTGCATCAAAATATTTCCGGATTTGTTCAATCAAAACATAAGAGACAGTTCGCATATAAGCAACAGCATTTCGGAGCTGCAATTAGACAAATTCCATTGCGACATGAAAGTCGTTAAACCCTCCGCGCCGTACGTTACTTCTGTCCCTCCGAAGTTACTGGACTTCAAGAAGATCAAGCTGCACTTCATAAATGGAAGCATCAAAATGAAATTGTTCCTCTTGCAAGCGCTGCGAAGG AAAGTAACGTTCGGTCAACCTGGGGAAAGGGACGAAGCAGTGCACGAGTACATAAGCAGAGATCTGCTGGGGCTCCATGGGCAAATCGCTAGTTACAAAGGCAAATCTATCCTGCCGTATTTATTAACTCCGGAGAACATTGTCATGCCACATCCTTTGCAACAGTCAACCGCGAGGTTGCTAAACGCTTTGGCGTCGTTCAGATGTGGGCGAGACTACTTGTCGTTTGATTCCACTGTCGTTGACATG GTATACAAGTGCCTGAATTGTACCGCTGACAATGATGTAGACACGTTCACTTGCAACATGATGATCGCGATGCTGCAGAAATTATCGCTACGCAAACAGCAGAGGATATACATGATAGAAAATGGTTTAGTGGAGTGGTTGATCCGGCATCTGCACGACCAGTCTCGCATCATGGACTCTTATCGACTGGAATATGCTACTGCCCTTTTAATGAACCTGTCGTTGCATCAAATAGCTCAAAGGAGAGCATCTACGATGGCTACGCTGCTTATTTCGACTCTGATCACTTTGCTTTTGATGGACCATGCATCT GCATTGCCGTACGTTAATGGGGCACTGAATAATTTCTTGACCAATCCTGCGATCAACGAGGAAGCGAAGAAGATGAAATTCGCGTGCATAGTGGAGCAGTATAGTAAGCATAAATCTGGGGAAATGAGGAAGCACATGGACCATATTCTGCAAATACATCGAGGCGAGATTACGATTAAAACAGAAACCGAGGAAACGGCGGATAATGATGAC GAAGAATTCGACGTGCTAGAGCACCAGTTGGAAGAAAACGATCCAGTGAAAAATAGTTACGGAGAATTATGCGGAGAATCGTTACTTGAATCGTGTTACACTATTTTGCCGAAGGCTTCTCGGGAGAAAGAAATGATTTTGGATCACGAGTCATCGtctaaacaatttaaaatggaTATGATGGAAGCTGCTGTGTATGATAATCAAGAACAAGCTAAAGATTCGCGTCATGAATCAGTATCGCATTTGAAAATTATACCGAG ACTAGAAAATAAGAGCCGCGCtgtgaaagataaaaataatacCAAGGCACAGCAGGATTCtatgaaagaaattaattcaAACTTCCATTCGAAAACTTCCAAAAATCATTACGAAAATGTAGTACCCAATGCTCAAACAAAATTGCAGCAGCTTAATATAAACTCACTGAACAATAGGAGTAAATATAAGAGATCAGAGGTCTACAACGAAAGTGCTGTGTATTTGTACGAGAATCAACCTTCCAA TAATAGTAGCAAAACCACTGTAACTTCCTCGATGATCCTGGGACTCGGCAGCGAAGCTGAATCAACGC TAATGGAGAAGCTCAGCAGCATAGCGTCGCT GGACATCGATAATAAAGCAACAAGTGATAACACTGCGTCGCCGCAAGAGGCAGAGCTTGATCTGGAGGAGGCATTTCTGGCCAGACCGAAGCTTCCGCGAACTCCACCATAA
- the Thoc7 gene encoding THO complex subunit 7: MSDEEVIRRRLLIDGDGTGDDRRITILLKSFIKWVNSSDVDNTLHERMLSQLAQCEFAQRKSRLVSNMSQEELKSYEQLSKEIEIQIEEAKRDIEKTKAELQDAKRVRKNRIEYDVLAKVINEQPDRVETNLKLATLREELGRLKEKSEQLEHKLEMRRKQFHVLISSIHSLQGMLDEGDEEMMDVSLENYEDTAAPVKTDAS, from the exons ATGTCTGACG AAGAAGTAATACGCAGGAGACTGCTCATAGACGGAGATGGAACTGGAGACGATCGCAGGATAACCATACTTCTGAAATCATTTATAAAATGGGTTAATAGCTCAGACGTGGACAACACACTCCACGAGAGAATGCTGTCGCAGCTAGCTCAATGCGAATTCGCCCAGCGAAAGTCCAGACTCGTCTCGAATATGAGCCAAGAGGAATTGAAGAGCTACGAGCAATTGTCCAAGGAGATCGAAATTCAAATAGAAGAGGCAAAGAGAGACATAGAGAAGACAAAGGCAGAGCTGCAGGACGCTAAGCGTGTGAGGAAGAATAGAATCGAGTATGACGTGCTGGCGAAAGTTATAAACGAGCAACCAGATAGAGTAGAAACTAATCTGAAACTCGCTACCTTGCGCGAAGAACTGGGAAGACTAAAG GAGAAGTCTGAGCAGCTGGAGCACAAATTGGAAATGAGAAGGAAACAGTTCCACGTTCTGATATCTTCCATACATTCTTTACAAGGAATGTTAGACGAGGGAGATGAAGAAATGATGGACGTGAGTTTAGAAAACTATGAAGACACTGCCGCGCCTGTTAAAACCGATGCGTCTTGA
- the LOC143375942 gene encoding osmotic avoidance abnormal protein 3, whose protein sequence is MSESVKVAVRCRPMNARELQQGCRNVVTIDSLTKCCTLECPAAAGPGNGKVYQFDAAFGAEATTESVYENVGSVIVEAVLDGYNGTVFAYGQTGCGKSYTMRAFIERTLDHIFEATSTASSEMRYLALLSYLEIYNERLRDLLQDDTNDQLTLKEDPNRGTYVAGGLREVTVKDATECTRLVAQGDRRRALAATKMNAASSRSHAVLTISLETLAINDDSKTENTVKRGRLHLVDLAGSERQTRTGATGDRLKEAANINLSLSALGNVISALAAGHGRHVPYRDSKLTRLLRDSLGGNARTLMIACVSPSDVDADETLSTLRYAARARCIKNKPVVNEDPKDALLRQYQLELQRLRKVLESGDQSIVKQIVNEGGDDDEDGVRQREFVDEVERLKKECEHSNLSAQKLREELEALKSRHEVGVIASFKPVAQQPMDEQDLEREERRKKKREAAMQEVLKRLGKLTIGGEEQGNTELRRRREKRRKKLEALASALESSAQEGNGSVFQVYGQLRSTEDALKRMLKRVKQLEAEAGDLQASWDAERRDLLRRELLTSQISDAMVPHLRPGCPLRDVAAVRSAATWCDELARWRLPDVSTHIPLPPASLVPKEITECSIVPSKPDLNNNSNAKDTENEVDNDADNEESSEQEETKKLDIADTYFRRRRIDKLLAHVREAKTFEASNRLSKSVGSEDLIPIGGNYLQLNALNLQSSAPVIGEVDSYKPTQRMQPGRFGQPSWLSEENSKGSLLNAAKRNPPRILEALPSYPQGTNGGIKFANRISDKMPVEPARSPTC, encoded by the exons ATGAGCGAGTCCGTGAAGGTGGCCGTGAGATGCCGGCCGATGAACGCCAGGGAACTGCAACAGGGATGCAGG AACGTGGTGACCATCGACAGCCTCACGAAATGCTGCACCCTGGAGTGTCCAGCGGCTGCTGGGCCTGGAAACGGGAAAGTGTACCAGTTCGACGCAGCGTTCGGCGCCGAGGCCACCACAGAGTCGGTGTACGAGAACGTGGGCTCGGTGATCGTCGAGGCTGTCCTGGACGGTTACAACGGCACCGTGTTCGCCTACGGGCAAACTGGCTGCGGCAAGTCGTACACCATGCGCGCCTTCATCGAGCGCACCTTGGACCACATCTTCGAGGCCACGTCGACGGCCAGCTCGGAGATGAGGTACCTGGCGTTGCTAAGCTACCTGGAGATTTACAACGAACGGTTACGGGACCTGCTGCAAGACGACACCAACGATCAACTGACCCTGAAGGAGGACCCAAACCGAGGGACCTACGTGGCTGGAGGGTTGAGGGAGGTTACTGTCAAGGACGCCACCGAGTGCACCCGTTTGGTGGCACAGGGGGATAGAAGGAGGGCCCTGGCGGCCACCAAGATGAACGCTGCCAGCTCCAGGAGCCATGCTGTGCTGACGATATCCCTGGAAACGCTGGCGATTAATGACGACAGTAAAACAGAGAACACTGTGAAAAGGGGGAGGCTACATTTGGTGGACCTGGCTGGTTCCGAGAGGCAGACGAGGACTGGGGCAACGGGGGATCGGTTGAAGGAGGCGGCTAACATCAATCTGAGCCTTTCCGCGCTGGGGAACGTGATCAGCGCATTGGCTGCCGGACATGGGCGACATGTGCCTTACAG AGACAGCAAGCTGACGAGGCTCTTAAGGGACAGTCTAGGTGGCAACGCAAGAACTTTGATGATAGCCTGCGTAAGTCCCAGCGATGTTGACGCTGACGAGACCCTGAGCACGCTGCGTTACGCAGCGAGGGCTCGATGCATCAAGAATAAACCTGTGGTCAACGAGGACCCGAAGGATGCCTTGCTCAGGCAGTACCAATTGGAACTGCAGCGTCTGCGTAAAGTGTTAGAATCAGGCGATCAGTCGATCGTGAAACAGATTGTGAATGAAGGGGGTGACGATGACGAGGATGGCGTCAGACAGAGGGAATTCGTGGACGAAGTGGAGAGGCTGAAGAAGGAATGTGAGCACTCGAACCTGTCCGCTCAGAAGCTTCGAGAGGAACTGGAGGCCCTGAAGTCTCGTCACGAAGTAGGCGTGATCGCGAGCTTCAAACCAGTCGCTCAGCAGCCCATGGACGAGCAGGACCTGGAACGGGAGGAGAGGCGAAAGAAGAAACGGGAAGCAGCCATGCAGGAAGTGCTGAAGCGGCTGGGGAAGCTGACCATCGGGGGCGAAGAGCAGGGGAACACAGAATTGAGGAGGCGCAGAGAGAAAAGGCGCAAGAAACTGGAAGCCCTGGCCTCGGCGCTGGAATCCAGCGCCCAGGAGGGCAACGGGAGCGTCTTCCAAGTCTACGGTCAGCTTAG GTCCACGGAAGACGCTTTGAAGAGGATGTTGAAGCGAGTGAAGCAGCTGGAGGCGGAGGCAGGCGACCTCCAAGCATCCTGGGACGCAGAGCGCCGCGATCTACTGCGCAGGGAGCTGCTCACCTCCCAAATATCAGACGCCATGGTCCCTCACCTTCGACCAGGCTGCCCTTTACGCGATGTCGCCGCGGTCAGGTCCGCAGCGACCTGGTGCGACGAGCTGGCTCGCTGGAGGCTTCCCGACGTGTCCACACACATCCCTCTTCCTCCAGCGTCCTTGGTGCCTAAAGAAATCACAGAGTGCTCCATAGTGCCTTCCAAACCCGACCTCAACAACAATAGCAACGCGAAAGACACCGAGAACGAGGTGGACAACGACGCTGACAACGAGGAGAGCAGCGAACAGGAGGAGACCAAGAAGCTGGACATCGCTGACACGTACTTCCGGCGCAGGAGGATCGACAAACTCCTCGCCCATGTCAGAGAGGCGAAAACTTTTG AAGCCAGCAATCGGCTGAGCAAGTCGGTTGGCTCGGAGGACTTGATCCCCATCGGTGGCAACTACCTTCAGCTGAACGCTCTGAATCTGCAGAGCAGCGCGCCAGTGATAGGCGAAGTGGACAGCTATAAGCCTACCCAGCGTATGCAGCCAGGACGCTTTGGTCAACCTAGTTGGCTGTCAGAGGAGAACAGCAAGGGTTCTTTATTAAATGCAGCGAAAAGGAACCCTCCTAGAATCCTGGAAGCGCTGCCCTCTTATCCACAGGGCACAAACGGAGGCATCAAGTTTGCGAACAGGATATCCGACAAAATGCCTGTCGAGCCTGCGCGTTCGCCCACGTGCTGA
- the LOC143375963 gene encoding putative RNA/DNA demethylase ALKBH6, with protein MEEYNSICIENMIPEVPHLATYIPNFITEEEESEITKHVNNAPLPKWTQLSYRRLQNWGGIPHPKGMIGEAMPRWLQKYVDKISSLHVFQEGKLPNHVLINEYLPGQGIMAHTDGPLFHPIVTTINCGSHTLLDFYKRLDKSQPQELKLEFSFLLEPRSLLILQGDLYHNYLHSIAERDTDVISSSTIKNLAICGVEFSEGEILKRDVRLSLTIRHVPKTSKLKIKIG; from the exons ATGGAGGAATATAATTCTATTTGTATAGAAAACATGATTCCAGag GTGCCTCACTTGGCCACCTATATACCAAATTTTATTACAGAAGAAGAGGAGTCGGAGATTACGAAACACGTGAACAACGCTCCGCTACCAAAGTGGACGCAATTGAGCTATCGTAGATTGCAGAATTGGGGCGGTATTCCTCACCCTAAGGGTATGATAGGAGAAGCGATGCCGAGA TGGCTCCAGAAGTACGTTGACAAAATATCATCTCTCCATGTATTCCAGGAGGGAAAGCTACCCAATCATGTTCTGATTAATGAATATTTACCTGGCCAGGGGATAATG GCACACACAGACGGCCCTCTTTTCCACCCTATCGTAACGACTATTAATTGTGGGTCGCATACGCTTCTAGACTTTTATAAGCGACTGGATAAATCACAG CCCCAAGAACTTAAGCTGGAGTTTAGTTTCCTATTAGAACCTCGGAGCCTACTAATTCTCCAGGGAGACTTGTACCATAATTATTTGCATTCAATTGCGGAGAGAGATACGGATGTAATCTCGAGTTCTACGATAAAAAACTTAGCTATATGCGGAGTAGAGTTTTCAGAAGGGGAAATATTAAAGCGGGATGTCCGATTGTCTTTGACGATCAGGCACGTTCCCAAAACTAGTAAATTAAAGATCAAAATTGGATAG